The following proteins come from a genomic window of Planctomycetia bacterium:
- a CDS encoding mechanosensitive ion channel family protein, with product MSGRFSMSRLGLAMTLCAAWTEIARADSEVSVAALESKLATGLNQLVLGNELYRYGAFLAAILAASMIGEAVRALVARTAARLRGAQRTVPATILEATVKYVHRAAILLGACIGLQVLNLQYRIWNNSVQQFIAVAFTIYLATVIGAILQFALARLGAVFRGRNRSLVAATCDSVSRSARFGSVALGLYLGHRFLTLSESIAAKADKSFLVLTTLVGAYIAWRLVDVAERWLSGFTRMTNSRLDDMILPVAKTLMRSGIAFATFVKIANDTHQQDQITPILAGVSVGGLAVGLAAQESIKNFFGSIMIFSDRPFELGDLIRVDSQEGRVEAVGFRSTRLRTIEGHLVTIPNGDLAGKTILNIAKRPHLRRQLNLRLHAHTAPEKVERAVEIVREILADHEGMDADHPPQVTFNDIQETALNIQVTYYFPPQEGGRFSAFSERVNFEIIRRFHAHGIELAAQRQAA from the coding sequence ATGAGTGGTCGTTTTTCGATGTCACGGCTTGGCTTGGCGATGACGCTTTGCGCCGCCTGGACGGAGATTGCCCGCGCAGACAGCGAAGTCAGCGTCGCCGCCTTGGAATCCAAGTTGGCCACTGGGCTAAACCAGTTGGTCCTGGGGAACGAGCTTTACCGCTACGGCGCTTTCCTGGCCGCGATCCTGGCCGCCAGCATGATCGGTGAAGCGGTCCGGGCGCTCGTGGCGCGGACGGCGGCGCGCTTGCGTGGCGCTCAGCGGACCGTGCCGGCCACGATCCTCGAAGCCACAGTGAAATATGTCCACCGCGCGGCCATCCTGTTGGGGGCCTGCATCGGACTACAAGTGCTGAACCTCCAGTACCGCATCTGGAACAACTCCGTCCAGCAATTCATCGCCGTCGCGTTCACGATCTACCTGGCGACCGTGATCGGCGCGATCCTGCAATTCGCCCTGGCGCGACTTGGAGCAGTGTTTCGCGGGCGCAATCGATCACTCGTCGCGGCAACCTGCGATTCCGTCAGCCGCAGCGCCCGGTTTGGATCGGTGGCGCTTGGTCTGTACTTGGGGCATCGGTTCCTTACTCTCAGCGAAAGTATCGCCGCGAAGGCCGATAAGTCGTTTCTCGTGCTGACAACACTGGTTGGCGCCTACATTGCCTGGCGCTTGGTCGATGTGGCGGAACGCTGGCTGAGCGGCTTCACGAGGATGACGAATAGCCGGCTCGATGACATGATCCTGCCGGTCGCAAAAACGCTGATGCGGTCCGGGATCGCCTTCGCGACCTTTGTCAAAATCGCGAACGATACGCATCAACAGGATCAAATCACGCCGATCCTCGCCGGCGTCAGCGTCGGCGGTTTGGCAGTCGGTTTGGCCGCGCAGGAGTCGATCAAGAATTTCTTCGGCTCGATCATGATCTTTAGTGATCGGCCGTTTGAACTCGGTGATCTGATTCGCGTCGATTCGCAGGAAGGGCGCGTCGAAGCGGTGGGATTTCGCTCGACCCGGTTGCGTACCATCGAAGGGCATCTGGTGACGATTCCCAACGGCGACCTGGCCGGCAAGACGATCCTCAATATCGCCAAGCGACCGCATCTGCGCCGGCAACTGAATCTGCGGCTACACGCCCACACCGCACCGGAAAAAGTGGAACGCGCCGTGGAAATCGTCCGCGAAATCCTGGCCGATCATGAAGGCATGGACGCCGATCATCCTCCGCAAGTGACGTTCAACGACATCCAGGAAACGGCGCTGAACATCCAGGTCACCTACTACTTCCCGCCGCAGGAAGGGGGCCGCTTCAGCGCCTTCAGCGAGCGCGTGAATTTCGAGATCATCCGCCGCTTCCACGCACACGGCATCGAGCTCGCGGCCCAACGCCAGGCGGCGTAA